In Vibrio sp. STUT-A11, a genomic segment contains:
- the rpoE gene encoding RNA polymerase sigma factor RpoE: MNEQLTDQVLIERVQNGDKQAFNLLVTKYQNKVCNLISRYVSNPGDVPDVAQEAFIKAYRAIPSFRGESAFYTWLYRIAVNTAKNHIVAQGRRPPATDVDAEDAEFYETGSALKEISNPENLTLSKELQRVVFSAIEALPEDLKTAMTLRELDGLSYEEIAEVMDCPVGTVRSRIFRAREAVEKKIKPLLQR; encoded by the coding sequence ATGAACGAGCAGCTGACCGATCAAGTATTGATTGAGCGAGTTCAGAATGGTGATAAGCAAGCATTCAACCTGCTGGTAACGAAGTATCAGAACAAGGTATGTAATCTTATCTCCAGATACGTAAGTAATCCTGGCGATGTTCCAGATGTAGCACAAGAAGCGTTTATCAAGGCTTACCGAGCTATCCCCAGTTTTCGAGGGGAAAGTGCGTTTTATACGTGGCTGTATCGCATTGCAGTGAATACTGCGAAAAATCACATTGTGGCCCAGGGGCGAAGACCCCCAGCGACAGATGTTGATGCTGAAGATGCTGAATTTTACGAAACAGGTAGTGCACTTAAAGAAATTTCGAACCCTGAGAACTTAACGTTGTCCAAAGAATTGCAACGGGTAGTGTTCAGTGCAATCGAAGCCTTACCTGAAGATTTAAAAACAGCAATGACGTTGCGAGAGCTTGACGGCTTGAGCTATGAGGAAATTGCTGAAGTAATGGATTGCCCGGTAGGAACGGTACGCTCACGTATCTTCCGTGCTCGTGAAGCGGTGGAAAAGAAAATCAAACCTCTTTTACAGCGCTAG
- a CDS encoding FAD-dependent 2-octaprenylphenol hydroxylase, which produces MMQSVDIAIIGGGMVGLALAAAFKDSDLRIAVIEGSVPDDKLNELPDVRVSALSRSSETILRNLGAWQGIDQRRSSPYYGMEVWEQDSFAKIEFDAQCMAQPDLGHIVENRVIQLALLEQVQKQGNVTLFMPARCATLAVGEQESWLTLDNGQAMTAKLVVGADGANSWLRRQMDIPLTHWDYGHSALVANVRTTEPHNHIARQIFTPHGPLALLPMSQPNMCSIVWSTEPDRAEQLLAMDEHDFNKALTSEFDARLGLCEAMGTRTAFPLKMRYARDFVVERVALVGDAAHTIHPLAGQGVNLGLLDAASLAQEVLELWKQGQDIGSKRNLRSYERWRKAEAAKMIAAMQGFRDLFSGDNPAKKLVRGIGLSLAGQLPGAKDEIMRRALGLKGELPELARQ; this is translated from the coding sequence ATGATGCAAAGTGTAGATATCGCCATCATCGGCGGAGGGATGGTTGGGTTGGCGCTTGCCGCCGCATTCAAAGACAGTGACCTGCGTATCGCTGTCATAGAAGGCAGCGTTCCAGATGATAAACTGAATGAACTACCCGATGTGCGTGTGTCTGCATTGAGCCGATCGAGTGAAACCATATTGCGCAACCTAGGGGCCTGGCAAGGTATCGATCAGCGTAGATCGTCGCCATACTATGGCATGGAGGTTTGGGAACAGGACAGCTTTGCCAAAATAGAGTTTGATGCGCAATGTATGGCCCAGCCTGATTTAGGTCACATTGTTGAAAACAGAGTGATTCAGTTGGCTTTGTTGGAGCAAGTGCAAAAACAGGGCAACGTGACGCTGTTTATGCCAGCACGTTGCGCCACCTTAGCCGTTGGTGAGCAAGAAAGCTGGCTAACGTTGGACAATGGACAAGCGATGACGGCTAAATTAGTGGTCGGCGCGGATGGTGCAAATTCTTGGTTGCGCCGTCAGATGGACATTCCGCTTACTCATTGGGATTATGGCCATAGCGCGCTAGTCGCGAATGTTCGAACAACCGAGCCTCACAACCATATCGCACGCCAGATTTTCACTCCACATGGCCCATTGGCTTTACTGCCGATGTCTCAGCCAAACATGTGCTCGATTGTTTGGTCAACAGAGCCAGACAGAGCAGAGCAACTTCTGGCGATGGATGAGCATGATTTCAATAAAGCGTTAACCAGCGAGTTCGATGCACGACTTGGCTTGTGTGAAGCGATGGGAACGCGCACCGCATTTCCATTAAAAATGCGTTACGCACGAGACTTTGTCGTTGAGCGTGTGGCGTTAGTCGGTGATGCCGCACATACCATCCATCCGTTAGCGGGGCAGGGGGTGAACTTGGGCCTTCTGGATGCGGCAAGTTTAGCTCAGGAAGTCTTAGAGTTATGGAAACAAGGCCAGGACATTGGCAGTAAACGTAACCTACGTAGTTATGAGCGCTGGCGTAAAGCAGAAGCGGCCAAGATGATTGCTGCGATGCAAGGTTTTCGTGATTTATTCTCTGGTGATAATCCGGCTAAGAAGTTGGTGCGAGGTATTGGTTTAAGTCTGGCAGGGCAGTTACCTGGTGCGAAAGATGAGATTATGAGACGAGCATTGGGCCTAAAAGGTGAGCTGCCAGAGTTGGCTCGGCAGTAG
- the nadB gene encoding L-aspartate oxidase, translating to MNTNREHECDVLVVGSGAAGLSLALRVANHCKVMVLSKGPRSEGATYYAQGGIAAVFDESDTIESHVEDTQIAGDGICDEETVRFIAEHSKECVQWLIDGGVPFDREEDDSDEEPRYHLTREGGHSCRRILHAADATGMAMQTSLQDNAHNHPNIHVLERHNALDLITEDKIGGDKNKVIGAYIWNRNEEHVETVRAKFVVLATGGSSKVYQYTSNPDVSSGDGIAIAWRAGCRVANLEFNQFHPTCLYHPEARNFLLTEALRGEGAYLRRPDGSRFMPDFDERKELAPRDVVARAIDFEMKRLGADCMYLDISHKPADFITKHFPTIYSRLMDLGIDMTKEPIPIVPAAHYTCGGVIVDRNGSTDLKNLYAIGEVSYTGLHGANRMASNSLLECVVYAWSAAKDILKHRTEVELAPQLPCWDESQVTNSDEEVIIQHNWHELRLFMWDYMGIVRTDKRLERALRRIQMLQQETHEYYSNFRVSNNLLELRNLLQVAELMVRCAMQRKESRGLHYTLDYPNQLENSGPTILTPTKQLSDQ from the coding sequence ATGAACACAAATCGTGAACATGAATGTGATGTGTTAGTGGTAGGGAGCGGAGCCGCAGGTTTGTCGTTGGCTTTACGTGTCGCCAACCACTGTAAAGTAATGGTGCTTAGTAAAGGACCACGTAGCGAAGGGGCGACCTATTACGCTCAGGGTGGTATCGCTGCGGTGTTTGATGAGTCAGATACGATTGAGTCACACGTTGAAGATACCCAGATCGCAGGCGATGGTATTTGTGATGAAGAGACGGTGAGATTTATCGCTGAACATTCAAAAGAGTGTGTACAGTGGCTCATTGATGGTGGCGTTCCGTTCGATCGCGAAGAAGACGATTCCGACGAAGAACCTCGTTACCACCTGACCCGAGAAGGCGGACACAGTTGTCGCCGTATTCTGCACGCTGCGGATGCAACGGGTATGGCGATGCAAACTTCCCTGCAAGACAATGCGCACAATCATCCAAACATTCATGTTCTTGAACGACACAATGCGCTTGACCTGATCACGGAAGATAAAATTGGTGGTGACAAAAATAAAGTCATTGGCGCTTATATCTGGAACCGTAACGAAGAGCATGTAGAAACCGTTCGTGCAAAATTTGTGGTGCTTGCGACTGGCGGCTCTTCGAAGGTTTACCAATACACATCCAACCCTGACGTTTCATCTGGTGATGGTATTGCGATTGCGTGGCGTGCGGGCTGCCGTGTGGCAAACTTGGAATTCAACCAGTTCCATCCGACCTGTCTTTATCACCCTGAAGCACGTAATTTCCTGCTAACTGAAGCACTGCGTGGCGAGGGCGCATATTTACGTCGTCCTGATGGTTCTCGTTTCATGCCCGACTTTGATGAACGTAAAGAGTTAGCTCCACGTGATGTTGTTGCTCGTGCCATCGACTTTGAAATGAAGCGTCTGGGTGCAGATTGCATGTATCTCGATATTAGCCATAAACCAGCAGATTTCATTACCAAACACTTCCCGACTATCTACTCTCGCTTGATGGATCTGGGTATTGATATGACCAAAGAGCCAATTCCGATTGTACCTGCCGCTCACTACACCTGTGGTGGTGTCATTGTCGACAGAAACGGCAGCACAGACCTGAAAAACTTATACGCGATTGGTGAAGTGAGCTACACCGGCCTTCACGGTGCAAACCGCATGGCATCTAACTCACTACTAGAATGCGTCGTTTACGCATGGTCAGCAGCAAAAGATATTCTTAAGCACCGTACTGAAGTCGAGCTGGCTCCTCAATTGCCTTGCTGGGATGAAAGCCAGGTTACCAACAGCGATGAAGAGGTTATCATCCAGCACAACTGGCACGAGTTGCGCCTGTTTATGTGGGACTACATGGGTATTGTGCGTACGGATAAGCGTTTGGAACGTGCGCTACGACGCATTCAAATGCTGCAGCAAGAGACGCATGAATACTACAGTAATTTCCGCGTATCGAATAACTTGCTTGAACTGCGTAACCTGCTTCAGGTTGCTGAATTGATGGTACGTTGTGCGATGCAACGCAAAGAGAGCCGTGGGCTGCACTATACACTGGATTACCCAAACCAATTGGAAAACAGTGGGCCGACGATCCTAACCCCGACTAAGCAGCTATCTGACCAATAA
- a CDS encoding sigma-E factor negative regulatory protein — protein sequence MADKEKLSALMDGELIDKALIQELGQDQESRKAWQNYHLIGDVMRGEAPAKPEWNIAESVALALEDEPVHRAVDSHSANVTSITDAPKESQPEPQKAKRQLPSWLTQFGQVAVAACVSLVVILGVQQYGGSDSSVPQAEQLPVLQTVPFAGSAEPVSLTRESVERSVSEANMQEQRKRVHAMLRDYELQLRINSDASQQDAPLTPDVE from the coding sequence ATGGCTGACAAAGAAAAACTTTCAGCTCTCATGGATGGAGAATTGATCGATAAGGCTTTAATTCAAGAATTAGGGCAAGATCAAGAGAGCCGTAAAGCTTGGCAGAATTATCACCTGATTGGTGATGTGATGCGAGGCGAAGCGCCAGCAAAACCTGAGTGGAATATTGCTGAAAGCGTGGCGTTAGCGTTAGAAGATGAACCAGTGCATCGTGCTGTCGATTCACATAGTGCAAACGTGACTTCAATTACGGATGCACCTAAAGAATCGCAACCAGAACCGCAAAAAGCCAAACGTCAGCTACCAAGTTGGTTGACTCAATTTGGCCAAGTTGCCGTTGCTGCGTGTGTATCGCTAGTCGTCATCTTAGGCGTACAGCAGTACGGCGGAAGTGATTCTTCGGTACCTCAAGCTGAACAGTTGCCAGTATTGCAAACCGTTCCATTCGCGGGTAGCGCAGAACCTGTGAGTTTAACCCGTGAATCCGTAGAGCGTTCTGTAAGTGAAGCAAATATGCAGGAGCAACGTAAGCGTGTTCATGCTATGCTACGAGACTACGAATTACAGTTAAGAATTAACAGTGATGCATCTCAGCAAGATGCGCCTCTGACGCCGGATGTTGAATGA
- the ygfZ gene encoding tRNA-modifying protein YgfZ: protein MEWQTRFSALPLSIQDALPELSISLLDNLGVITMVGDDKKSYLQGQVTCDVVSLEKDQSTLGAHCDAKGKVWSVFRLFHHQDGYGLIQPKSALEIELKEIKKYAVFSKVTIEESSDIILGVAGSQANSFIDGISEESGDVRAISGGTAVKVADNRWLLLLTSDAAQSVIENSDATLTTHELWNRFEIEAALPFVPAAAQNEHIPQALNLQALGGISFTKGCYTGQETVARAKYRGTNKRAMYIVKGATSANLTDDPIALERSVGENWRSVGALLTHYQYSDNQAIGLIVLPNNLDDDTRLRLVSQPECEWTIAELPYSLDDE, encoded by the coding sequence ATGGAATGGCAAACTCGCTTCTCAGCACTACCTCTCTCAATTCAAGATGCTTTACCTGAGCTATCTATCTCACTGTTGGACAACTTAGGCGTGATCACCATGGTGGGTGATGACAAAAAATCATACTTACAAGGTCAGGTCACCTGCGATGTCGTCTCTCTAGAGAAAGACCAATCAACACTTGGTGCGCATTGTGATGCTAAAGGCAAAGTATGGAGTGTGTTCCGTTTATTCCATCACCAAGATGGTTATGGACTGATCCAACCGAAGTCAGCCCTTGAAATCGAATTAAAAGAAATTAAGAAATACGCTGTATTTTCTAAAGTCACTATCGAAGAATCCAGCGACATTATTCTTGGCGTTGCTGGCTCTCAAGCCAATTCGTTTATCGATGGCATCAGCGAAGAGTCTGGTGATGTACGTGCGATTAGCGGCGGCACTGCCGTCAAAGTGGCAGACAACCGCTGGCTGCTGCTGTTGACCAGCGATGCAGCTCAATCAGTGATTGAAAACAGTGATGCCACACTGACGACACATGAACTTTGGAACCGTTTTGAGATTGAAGCGGCACTACCATTTGTACCAGCAGCTGCGCAAAACGAGCACATTCCACAAGCACTCAACCTGCAAGCACTTGGTGGTATCAGCTTCACGAAGGGTTGCTACACTGGGCAAGAAACCGTAGCTCGTGCAAAATACCGCGGAACCAATAAACGCGCGATGTACATAGTGAAAGGTGCAACATCAGCAAACTTAACTGATGACCCCATTGCTCTAGAACGTAGCGTGGGAGAAAACTGGCGTTCTGTCGGTGCCCTACTTACCCATTACCAATATTCAGACAACCAGGCGATAGGTTTGATTGTTTTACCAAATAACTTAGATGACGACACTCGTTTGCGTCTGGTTTCACAGCCGGAGTGTGAATGGACCATCGCCGAACTGCCTTACAGCCTTGATGATGAGTAA
- a CDS encoding YecA family protein, protein MSEITLPEYQSIAAELQSASLAVTPAELHGLLVGMLSGGLAINDQTWQPILFDYTNDGMGWPATALTYAQSVFKVSVGELTGSSMELSLLLPDEPGEEGLFALADSVSDFVNHFISGLGLAGIVMSKASDDVKEALADLEEIAKLGIDEDDDLGEQAQLLEQVIEHVKACVLTIHAEFGARPESSDSKPTIH, encoded by the coding sequence ATGAGTGAAATCACCCTTCCTGAATACCAATCTATTGCTGCTGAATTACAATCTGCAAGTTTGGCAGTGACTCCTGCTGAATTGCACGGTTTGCTTGTCGGCATGCTAAGTGGTGGATTGGCGATTAACGATCAAACCTGGCAACCCATTCTATTTGATTACACTAATGATGGTATGGGCTGGCCTGCAACCGCGTTAACATACGCACAGAGTGTGTTCAAAGTTTCCGTTGGTGAACTGACCGGCTCTTCAATGGAGCTGTCTTTACTATTGCCAGACGAGCCTGGTGAAGAAGGCTTGTTTGCCTTAGCGGATAGTGTATCTGACTTCGTCAATCACTTTATTTCTGGTTTGGGTTTAGCTGGTATTGTCATGAGCAAAGCTTCTGATGATGTGAAAGAAGCATTAGCTGACCTAGAAGAAATTGCCAAACTTGGTATTGATGAAGACGACGATCTTGGTGAGCAAGCGCAATTACTTGAGCAAGTGATCGAACATGTTAAAGCTTGTGTGCTTACTATCCATGCAGAGTTTGGTGCGCGCCCAGAAAGCAGCGACAGTAAACCTACGATCCATTAA
- a CDS encoding cell division protein ZapA: MSNQAIDVQILGKVTRVNCPAGQEESLVAAAKDLDRRLKEMSERTKVTNEIQLLTFAALNICYELQTKSYESSGQQQEITERMEQLTASLENALSKVTQGQQ, encoded by the coding sequence ATGAGCAATCAAGCGATCGACGTTCAAATACTAGGCAAAGTAACTCGAGTAAATTGTCCTGCGGGACAAGAGGAATCTCTCGTTGCAGCAGCAAAAGATCTCGATCGACGATTGAAAGAGATGAGCGAACGTACTAAGGTAACCAATGAAATTCAACTGCTGACGTTTGCCGCATTGAACATTTGTTATGAGTTACAGACCAAGTCATACGAATCGAGCGGTCAACAGCAAGAAATTACTGAGCGAATGGAACAGCTCACTGCGTCTTTAGAGAACGCATTAAGTAAAGTTACGCAAGGACAGCAGTAG
- a CDS encoding DUF1107 domain-containing protein — protein sequence MRLFKRYTPGMIAKHISRLFKGRIYIYGVGKFEFDNGKLILPERAEQRHFRAVKEINQEIMKLRCAYA from the coding sequence ATGAGACTGTTTAAGCGCTATACACCAGGTATGATTGCTAAACATATAAGTCGTCTTTTTAAAGGAAGAATTTATATTTACGGGGTCGGAAAATTCGAGTTTGATAACGGTAAACTGATATTACCTGAAAGAGCGGAGCAACGTCATTTCAGAGCCGTAAAAGAGATCAACCAAGAAATCATGAAACTCCGATGCGCATATGCTTAG
- a CDS encoding succinate dehydrogenase assembly factor 2, with protein MYTPEEKARIKWACRRGMLELDVVIMPFFEECFDALSEQEQQHFVSLLECDDPDLFTWIMGHGRSENLSHASMVDKIVAHNLSKVR; from the coding sequence ATGTACACTCCGGAAGAAAAGGCGCGTATTAAATGGGCTTGCCGTAGAGGTATGCTTGAACTTGATGTGGTGATTATGCCGTTCTTTGAAGAGTGCTTCGATGCGCTAAGCGAACAGGAACAGCAACATTTTGTTTCTTTGCTTGAGTGTGACGATCCAGATTTGTTCACCTGGATTATGGGACATGGCCGTAGTGAAAATCTAAGTCATGCATCAATGGTTGATAAAATTGTCGCCCACAACCTCAGCAAAGTTCGTTAA
- a CDS encoding YbaK/EbsC family protein, translated as MSKPIETPLMQFLAEQNIEFRLLPHQRPSTTIEDAAQQRGIRPSQMVKAILLRDMGNLYALACAPGDRSIDPKKVRSLLQCRRMTCVDQADVENITGYKIGTVTPLLLKRHMPVVFDPSLLREREVTISSGDRMAGIALSIDDLVELCHPVVADICR; from the coding sequence ATGAGTAAACCCATTGAAACGCCTTTAATGCAGTTTCTGGCAGAGCAAAACATCGAGTTTCGTTTACTTCCACATCAAAGGCCCTCCACCACAATAGAGGATGCCGCGCAGCAGCGTGGCATTCGCCCCTCTCAAATGGTCAAAGCTATCTTACTAAGAGATATGGGGAATCTTTATGCACTCGCCTGTGCACCAGGAGACCGTAGTATTGATCCCAAAAAGGTCCGCTCACTTTTGCAATGCCGACGTATGACTTGTGTCGATCAAGCGGATGTCGAAAATATTACCGGATATAAAATTGGCACGGTGACACCGTTGCTATTGAAGCGCCACATGCCAGTCGTATTCGACCCGAGCCTTTTAAGAGAAAGGGAGGTGACGATCAGTAGCGGTGATCGAATGGCGGGTATCGCTTTATCAATAGATGATCTCGTCGAGCTGTGTCATCCCGTCGTGGCTGATATTTGTCGATAG
- the ubiH gene encoding 2-octaprenyl-6-methoxyphenyl hydroxylase: MRQYDVVIAGGAMAGATLALAIEHLSQAALRIAVVEPFKAQSDVHPGFDSRSIALSYGTVNLLRQLQLWSAIEPFTTPIEHIHVSDRSHAGMTEITKQEVGVEALGYVVELADVGRVYQELLTRSISIDFFCPDSVTYIEREQAHTMVELSSGEKLEAKLLVAADGAVSQCCQQVGLELSEHDFEQVAVIANIQAQELHQGRAFERFTENGPVALLPMSDNRMSLVWCLHPDEAETVLALSDRDFLARLQNDFGWRLGALNKVGLRASYPLLLRHRKQNISHRFAIVGNAAQTLHPIAGQGFNLGIRDVVSLAEEVVKQSDDAGRYRGLMRFSQRREADRSETIWLTSSLVHIFSNDLPAMRIGRNAALAAMDNLSIFKQPLLRHTLGLVKR; encoded by the coding sequence ATGAGGCAATATGATGTAGTCATTGCTGGTGGTGCTATGGCCGGGGCGACGTTAGCTCTGGCGATTGAACACTTATCCCAAGCGGCTTTACGCATTGCTGTCGTCGAGCCTTTTAAAGCCCAATCGGATGTCCACCCGGGCTTTGATTCACGTTCGATAGCGTTGTCTTATGGTACGGTAAACCTGTTGCGTCAGTTGCAACTCTGGTCTGCCATAGAGCCATTTACTACCCCAATTGAGCATATTCATGTTTCTGATCGTTCTCATGCAGGAATGACAGAGATTACTAAGCAAGAAGTCGGGGTTGAGGCTCTGGGATACGTTGTTGAGCTGGCTGATGTGGGACGCGTGTATCAAGAGCTACTTACTAGGAGCATCTCAATAGATTTTTTCTGCCCAGACTCCGTGACCTATATCGAGCGAGAGCAAGCTCATACGATGGTTGAGCTTAGTAGTGGCGAAAAACTCGAAGCGAAGCTGTTAGTTGCGGCTGATGGCGCGGTTTCACAGTGCTGCCAGCAAGTTGGACTAGAGTTATCTGAACACGACTTTGAGCAAGTGGCTGTGATCGCCAACATCCAGGCTCAGGAGCTGCATCAAGGGCGTGCATTTGAACGTTTTACTGAAAACGGGCCGGTCGCATTGCTGCCGATGAGTGACAATCGTATGTCGCTCGTGTGGTGCTTGCATCCGGATGAAGCTGAAACGGTATTGGCTCTCTCTGACCGTGATTTTCTGGCGCGATTGCAGAATGATTTTGGCTGGCGTTTGGGGGCTCTGAATAAAGTCGGTCTGCGTGCGAGCTATCCTCTATTACTCCGACATCGGAAGCAGAATATTTCACATCGATTTGCGATTGTGGGTAATGCTGCTCAGACACTACACCCGATCGCGGGACAAGGCTTCAACCTAGGTATTCGTGATGTGGTGTCTCTGGCTGAAGAGGTGGTTAAGCAAAGCGATGACGCTGGACGTTATCGAGGCTTAATGCGTTTTAGCCAGCGCCGTGAAGCCGATCGCAGTGAAACCATCTGGTTAACGAGCTCGCTCGTACATATTTTTTCAAACGATTTACCCGCGATGCGAATTGGGCGTAATGCCGCTTTAGCAGCGATGGATAACCTTTCTATTTTTAAGCAGCCTTTGCTACGCCATACTCTTGGCTTAGTAAAAAGATAA
- a CDS encoding 5-formyltetrahydrofolate cyclo-ligase, translating into MSELSRQDFRKLIREKRNALCSDTQFQAGLDLVSQFSQLPEIQSSQHIAIYLSADGELDTKPLIEWLWQQGKSIYLPVIHPFSKGQLLFLQYMSDDQLIYNKYGILEPKLDIRHLIPVRQLDLICTPLVGFDSIGHRLGMGGGYYDRTLSHWFASGEGAAPVGIAHDCQHVERLPIESWDIPLPKIVTPSRIWQWEN; encoded by the coding sequence ATGTCAGAACTTTCTCGACAAGACTTCCGTAAACTGATCCGTGAAAAACGCAACGCTCTATGCAGCGACACGCAGTTTCAAGCGGGGCTCGACTTAGTCAGTCAATTTTCTCAACTTCCTGAAATCCAGAGCTCGCAGCATATTGCTATTTATCTCTCTGCAGATGGTGAACTGGATACCAAGCCCCTTATCGAGTGGCTATGGCAACAAGGGAAGTCTATATATCTGCCTGTTATTCACCCTTTTTCAAAAGGTCAGCTGCTGTTTCTTCAGTATATGAGTGACGATCAACTGATCTACAACAAATATGGCATTCTTGAGCCAAAACTCGATATTCGCCACCTGATACCAGTTCGTCAGCTCGATCTTATCTGTACGCCTTTGGTGGGTTTCGACAGTATTGGTCACCGTTTGGGAATGGGAGGTGGATACTATGATCGCACCCTTTCCCATTGGTTTGCCAGTGGTGAAGGTGCCGCACCAGTAGGGATCGCCCACGACTGTCAACATGTTGAACGTCTGCCAATTGAAAGTTGGGACATTCCACTGCCTAAGATCGTGACGCCAAGCCGAATCTGGCAATGGGAAAACTAA
- the rseB gene encoding sigma-E factor regulatory protein RseB yields MNKFLISACALFSMMSSQAFAGDKPAEALLHQMSEASKNLSYELSYILIKKNSIEPLLYRHATHGEEQYAHLIYLSGPVREVILRGREVSYIETGSEPFTIESGKMVAPTIPMLNTNIDELNRYYDYVQVGRAREAGVATQVLRIVPKDGLRYSYILWVDEKSKLPLRADLIDRDGEVLEQYRTISYTVNAKIAELMSGLEDVQLPAVLTMPKGEVSTSDWIVGWIPDGFEANELNRYRMAASDQMVESQMYSDGLFNFSVYVASKDEHSFKGQLVRQGRRTLHSFVSGDYEISVVGDIPPATAQRIAQSVTFKVTRNSNE; encoded by the coding sequence ATGAATAAATTCCTGATCAGCGCTTGCGCTCTGTTCAGTATGATGTCTTCACAAGCCTTTGCTGGTGATAAACCAGCGGAGGCTTTATTGCATCAAATGAGCGAGGCAAGTAAGAATTTAAGCTATGAGCTCTCTTATATTCTCATCAAAAAGAACAGTATTGAACCTTTGCTGTACCGCCACGCGACTCACGGTGAAGAGCAATACGCCCACCTTATTTATTTAAGCGGCCCTGTGCGTGAAGTCATTCTCCGTGGTCGTGAAGTCAGCTACATCGAAACGGGTTCAGAGCCTTTCACGATAGAATCGGGGAAAATGGTCGCACCTACCATCCCAATGCTAAATACCAATATTGATGAACTCAATCGCTATTATGACTATGTTCAGGTTGGGCGAGCTCGTGAAGCCGGTGTTGCTACTCAGGTGTTACGTATCGTACCGAAAGATGGCTTACGCTATTCATACATCCTTTGGGTTGATGAAAAGAGCAAGCTTCCACTGCGAGCTGATCTTATCGATCGTGATGGCGAAGTGCTGGAGCAATACCGTACGATTTCATACACAGTGAATGCTAAAATCGCTGAGCTCATGAGTGGCTTAGAAGATGTTCAGTTACCAGCCGTTCTTACCATGCCGAAAGGTGAGGTGAGTACCAGTGACTGGATTGTCGGTTGGATACCAGATGGTTTTGAGGCTAATGAACTCAATCGCTATCGCATGGCAGCCAGTGACCAAATGGTAGAAAGCCAAATGTATTCCGATGGACTTTTTAATTTCTCGGTCTACGTCGCGAGCAAAGATGAACATTCATTTAAAGGACAGCTTGTTCGTCAAGGTCGCAGAACATTGCACAGCTTCGTCAGTGGGGATTATGAAATCTCCGTCGTGGGCGATATACCGCCAGCAACCGCACAGCGCATTGCTCAATCTGTCACCTTTAAAGTAACCAGAAACAGTAACGAATAA
- a CDS encoding SoxR reducing system RseC family protein, translated as MMTALATVTGVQRHGEQYDIDLSCEQQTSCSSCSSQKSCGTGVVTKAIGNKSLSWHLRTEKAVQIGQVVEIGFPESSLIKSAMAVYLLPLFGLILGALFGHLLFAPLIAGGEGVIILSSVFFAAGGVWVAKRISKPLEDESKRQVTLVRVLGEPIQ; from the coding sequence ATGATGACTGCATTAGCGACAGTGACGGGTGTTCAACGTCACGGTGAACAATATGATATTGACTTGAGCTGTGAGCAGCAAACCAGTTGCAGCAGTTGTTCATCGCAAAAAAGTTGTGGTACAGGTGTGGTCACCAAAGCCATTGGTAACAAAAGTCTTTCCTGGCATTTACGTACCGAAAAAGCAGTGCAAATCGGGCAAGTCGTAGAAATTGGTTTCCCTGAATCCAGTTTAATTAAATCGGCGATGGCAGTGTACCTACTGCCACTGTTTGGTCTGATACTCGGTGCGCTTTTCGGTCATCTACTGTTTGCTCCCCTCATTGCAGGTGGTGAAGGTGTAATTATTCTCTCTTCAGTATTCTTTGCTGCTGGTGGCGTTTGGGTAGCGAAGCGTATATCCAAGCCACTTGAAGATGAATCGAAGCGCCAAGTCACGTTAGTTCGAGTACTTGGAGAGCCGATCCAGTAA